DNA from Timaviella obliquedivisa GSE-PSE-MK23-08B:
GGTGCTAGGGGCATCTTCGCCGGAACGACCCCAAGATCTAGGATTTAAAGTCCACTATCTGGGCAAGCTCAGTGATGATCTCTCTCTGGCGGTCACCTACTCAGCGATCGACGCTGTCGCAGTCCCTTCCCTCCAAGACAATTTACCTAACGTCATTCTGGAGGCAATGAGCTGTGGTTCTCCCTGCATTGGTTTTAATCTGGGCGGCATTCCCGATATGATCGAGCATCAGGTTAATGGTTACCTCGTACAACCCTTCAGTGTGGAAGACCTAGCAACGGGTATTGCCTGGGTTTTAGGCGACAAAGACCGTACACAAAATCTCTCTCAACGTGCCAGAGCCAAAATAGAACTCGCCTTTAATCTCGAACTTCAAGCTCACCGATATCAATCTCTTTATCAAGAATTGTTAGCCGCGAGCAACGGAAATCTGTCTAACAGTTCGTTTAGAAAAACGGAGCGGTAGCTTGAACTCTCAATCCTATCAAATCAACTCTTTTCTAAAAAAGCTAGAAGTTGTTCTATCCATAGGTCTACTGACGATTATTCCAACGATGCGCTCTCAGCCCCGCATTGTTGAACTATCAGTTAGCTTAATTATTTACACATTTATTTTTAGCATTTTTGTCAAAAGCTGGAGACGAATAATCTACGTTGCTTTTAGCGATTGGATTCTATTGTCGCTGTGTCTCCTCGCCGTTCTATCATTCACGTGGTCTGTTAACCCTTCTAGCACTTTATCTGAACTTAAGTTTTTACTCCGTGGAACCATCTTTGGCATCTATCTCGCGCTGCGATATAGTCCCAGAGATTTACTGCGGCTGTTGGCTTGGACGGCTGGAATTTCTATGATTCTTAGCATTTTCATGGCTCTGTTTATTCCTGCCTATGGTTTACACAATTATGATGGGGCGCTGGTTTGGAAAGGAATTTTTACCCATAAGCAAGGTCTAGGCGCTTACATGGGTTTGTCAGCCTCAATTTTTATTACCCATTTCATTGATCCCAGAAGCAACCGTTGGCTGGCGGGTTTGGGTCTTGGGACAGCCTTTCTACTCATTGTGCTATCCGATAGCAAAACAGGGATGTCCCTGCTGCTGCTGTCCTTGGTTTTTATCCCGTTGTATCAAGTTGTGAAACAGCAAGGCGCATTGAGGACTTTTCTTCTACTTTCGGCGCTCACCTTGTTTGGTGTGATCGCAATGACTATCGTCATGAATTTTCAGACCATCGTGGTTGATTACATGGGCAAAGACCCAGAGTTAACGGGGCGAGTACCCTTGTGGACCTTGGCGATCGCCAAGGGAATGGAACACCCTATTCTAGGATTTGGCTATAACGGGTTTTGGAGTTCCGACGCTTCAGATATCGTCATCTTTCATTCCTGGGCAGTCAGAGATCCTTACTTCAGAGATCGCTCCATTCTCTTCCATGCTCACAACGGTTTAGTTGACCAGTTCCTACAATTTGGCTTCGTGGGTCTAACTCTATTTTTTCTCAGCATTTTCACATTCCTCATCCGAGTCATTAAACTGACCTTGATCAATCGTTCTGCCGAAGATTTTTGGGGATTTCTGTTTATCGTAATTTTCTTGTTCAATAACGTCACGGAGGGCAGAATCATTTTGTATCAAGATTATCTCTGGATTGTTTATGTTGCCTGGGCTTATTCAACAGCCCTACGAGAGCAATTCTTAGATCACCAGAATAAGTCCTGGCTAGCTGAGAGAAGAAATCAAATTATCCCCTCATCGCTCTCGTCGAAGTCATTGCTAAATAAAGTTGGATGACCTATTGCAAGCCCAGTATTGAAGCATTCTATACAACTTCACACAACATTTAAGGATTGAAAGATATGCATTCTCTGCAACAACGTCATCTAAGCAAACCTGAACCGTTAGAACTACCTAGCATCTCTATTGTGGTGCCCAACCATCAAGGGGGTCTAACCATTGGTCAAACCTTGCAAAGCTTGCTCGACCAAAACTATCCTAATCTGGAGATTATTGTGATAGATGGAGGTTCGACGGATGACAGTATTAGCATCATTCGGCAGTTTGAATCTCATCTGACTAAATGGATCAGCGAACCCGATCGCGGTCAATCCCATGCTATTAACAAGGGCTTTGCTTGCTGTACAGGCGACATTGTGAATTGGCTATGTAGTGATGATCTCCTGGCACCCAATGCCCTCCACACAATTGGCAAAATTTTTACGAGTGATCCTGAAATTGATGTTCTCGTAGGACGTTGTCGTATCGAATATCTAACCGACGAGAACCCAGGGATTCCCCTGAAGGCTTCGCGCTTCTGGCTTAACCTCTTACAACGGTTCATGCCCCTAGGAACGATCGTTCAGGAACCTGACAATGACCACGTTTTTATTCGCTCAACCACCCTAGAACAAATTAATTTGATGCCCGCTAGTGTGCCTATTCACCAGCCTAGCTGCTTCTACCGCCGCCGATTATTAAATCGAGAGCATCCAGTCAACGAAGACTACCATTACACAATGGATATTGAACTATTCAACTATTTTTATGCCTCTGGTGTGCGCTGGCAAACTACGGATGCAGTTCTTAGCATTGCCCCAGTGAGTGGTCAGAATAAGTCAAGTCTGGCAGGGATTAAAGCCACCTATGAGCTTGAAAAAATTTATGCCACCTATGTCCAGGAGCGCATTCCCCTGACCTACTGGCATCGTCATTTACGATATCCCTTGGAGCGTTTCCTCAAGCAAAATCAGAACACTCTGTGGATTTATTTAATTGGGCCTTTATGGGTCGCTATCACACTACTGTTGGCTCCTTTCTATGGTTTTAAACGGGCTTGGGCGTTGCGCTGGACATCTTGGATTTAAGGAACTCTCTCTTAAAGCTTCTCTCTCTCGATAAAGTTGCTATCTCTGACTCAGGTTTTAACATTTCATGCAACGACGAGATTTTCTAATGGGTTTAAGTATTTTGGCTGCTGTATCTCCTGCTCTAGCGAGAGATTTGTCCGTCGAAGCGTCTCTCCATCTTCATGCTCTCAAGAAGGGATTGATTTTTGGTGCTTGTCCAGAACTCGATTCTCTGAGCCAAGACCAAGCCCTATTGTTAGCCTTTCTGCGAGAGTGCGGAGCAATGACGATCGAAACGTTTTGGGCGCTGATTCGCCCGACGGAAAATAGCTTTGATTTTTCAGTCATTGATCAATTTGTTGAATTCGCTCTTGATCGTAATTTACTGGTTCGAGGTCATCCTTTGATTTGGCATCTGCTTAATCCTGAGTGGTTAGACGCTAAGTTGATAGATTCTGGGACAACGGTTAGTCAGGTTGAAGAACTCTTGTTCAATCACATTTCTACTGTCGTCGGTCGTTATGCTGGCAAAGTCTGGGTTTGGGATGTGGTCAACGAGGCGATCGAACCTGAGGATGGACGAAGCGATGGACTAGCACTGCGTCCTTGGTTCAAATGGCTGGGTTCCGATTACATTGATCTAGCGTTTTGGACTGCGGCTCAAGCTGATCCCCAAGCCTTATTGGCGTATAACGACGGAGGACAAGAGTATAACTTACCCCTAAATGAGGCAAAGCGAGATGCGGCGCTCCAACTGCTGGAACGATTGACATCCAAAGGCGTGCCTATCCATATCTTTGGATTGCAATCTCATCTGAAGGGATATCCTGAAAATTTCAACCCCGATAAACTTCGTCGCTTTCTTCGTGATGTTGCAAGTTTGGGTTTGAAAATTATGATCAGTGAGTTAGATGTGATTGATCGCCTGCTGCCTGCTGATACCACCGATCGCGATCGCCAAGTTGCCAGCGTGTATAAAGATTATCTTGATGTCGTTCTAGACGAACCCGCAGTTTTTTTTGTCAACACTTGGGGCATCAGCGATCGCTATACCTGGCTCGCTCAGCAAGAACCTCGCTTAGATGGTTTGTCGGTTCGCCCGTTACCCCTAGATGACCAAATGAATCGGAAACCTGCTTGGTATGCGATCGCTCAAGCCTTCGACCAGTGTCCTCACCGCAGAGTTTAACGGGATCTTGAACCCGAATATTACAAAGAACCGAATATTACAAAGAATTTGACGATCCTCTGAAACCCTTATCCCTTAAATGCATCTTACATATGGCTATAAGAGTTGCTTACGTTACAACCTACAACGCCCAACAGATTAAAAGCTGGGGAGGCGGAACAGCCTATTTTATGGCTCAGGAATTTCAAGAACAAGGAGTCGGAGTCGATTATATTGGTCCACTCACAGAAAATCGACAACTGACCGGACTCAAGTGGCGCTTTTATCGGCATATCTTAAAGCAAAACTACTTTTTAGAACGAAACAAACGGGTTGCCCAAGATCTAGCAAACCAAGTCTCTAAAAAACTCATCGCAACCTCTGCGAATGCCGTCCTTGCGCCTATTCCTACACCCATTTGTTATCTTGACTGCCAACAGCCCATTACCCTTTGGGCAGACGCAACCTTTGCAGGTCTAGTCAACTTCTATCCCGACTTTTGTAACCTCTCCCAAGAATCATTAAAAGATGGACATAATAGTGAGCAAGCGGCTCTAGATCGCTGCCGTGTCGCAATTTTCTCATCAGATTGGGCTGCCAAAACTGCTGTAGAGCACTACAACCTCAATCCCTCTAAAGTCAAAGTTGTGCCTTACGGCGCAAATCTGACTGGCTCCCATCGAGATTACGACAAAATTAAAAATATTGTTTATACTCGACCTTCCAACCAATGTAAGCTACTGCTTCTAGGAGTGGATTGGGTTCGTAAAGGAGGCAGCCTTGCCTTGGATGTTGCCAAGATGCTCAATCAAGCTGGATTAGAGACCACTTTAACAGTCGTGGGATGCCATCCTCCTTCAGAGCAACCTATTCCCAGCTACGTTCATTCCCTGGGTTTCATTGATAAATCTACAGCCGCAGGCACTCAAAAAATTAATGACTTACTTGCTGAATCACATTTTCTGATTCTCCCCTCTAGAAGTGACTGCACGCCTATGGTTTTTGGTGAAGCAAATTCCTTTGCTTTGCCTTGCCTCACAACTGATGTCGGCGGCATTCCCACTCTCATTAAAAATGATTTGAATGGGAAGACTTTTTCCTTGCAGTCTCATGCGGCTGATTACTGTGATTACATACTCAGTTTATTCATCAATTTTTCGAGATATCAAGAATTGGCACTGTCATCTTTCCAAGAATACGAAGCGCGCTTGAATTGGTCTGTTGCTGTCAAAACTGTTAAACAAATCATGTCTGATACTATGTCATGAGAATTACTTGCTGAATGTTTCTCTTATTGTTATGATCTTGACCGTTATCAAGCTATAAATAGTCGTATATTTACGTAGTCCAGTTTGTTTGCAGAGTCTATTGATGAAAAATGGTAGCGATGATGTTCATCACTGTTCAAAGGATTTAGCAAGTACTCTGACTCATTAAGTTGTTAGCTAGGCTGCCAGAACCCTGTTTCCAGTTTTACCAATAGTTATCTATAACGCTTTTTTATAGTGAACTGCTGTCATCCTTCTTTCCAGGGTGACCAGGGAATAAGCCGCATTCAGTCCTAGATTCTAAACGCCATGCGCAAGCCCGTTATCACCATTTTTTATCAGTTTGACCCCTGGAATCCAACCATTGGGGGCATTCAATCGATCGTCCGCTATTTTCTTAAGTATGCGCCCCCTGAGTTTGCGTTGCGCTTTGTAGGAACCACTGCCTCATCTGACCTGGCGATCGGGAAATGGCATGTCAAAGAATTAGAAGGACGTGAGCTATTGTTTATGCCACTCCTCTTTTTAGAGAATGACAACATCAAACAGCGAGTCCCAACCTCTGTTCGCTATACGCAGGCTTTGATGACTCGTCAGCTAGACTCTGATTTTATGCATTTTCATCGGATAGAGCCAACCTTAGTCACTCGGAGTTGGTCAGGAGAAAAAACGCTGTTTGTTCACAATGATATTTATCAGCAGATGTCGTCAAATGACGATCACAGCGCAATTTCGTGGCGACGATTTCCTCAAGCTTATTTTTTCTTGGAACAGTCACTCGTCAAGCAGTTTGACCAAATTATGTCTTGCAATTCTGACTCGATGAAACTTTATCAAGAACGCTACCCGGACATTGCCAGTCGCATCCGATATATTCGCAACATTTTTGATGATCAGGTTTTTTACCCGCTCTCATTACTAGAACGAGAACAGGCACGACAATCTTTTGCCCGTCAACTCCAGCTTGCAGATGATACTCAATTCATTCTTTTTGCGGGGCGACTACAGCCTCAGAAAGATCCTCTGCTGTTGATTGATTCTATCGCGGCGCTGAACCAACCTAATGTTCATCTATTAGTAGTAGGAGACGGAGATTTGATGAAACAGGTTCAGAGCCGCATTGCCGAACAAAACTTGGCTCAGCAAGTCACTTTGTTAGGAGCCTTAGAGCAAAGAAAGCTGGCTGATCTCCATCGTCTTGCTAGTGTTTGTGTTTTGACCAGCATCTACGAAGGGTTGCCTGTCGTGGCGCTCGAATCTCTGGCTTGTGGGACTCCTTTGGTCACTACACGCTGTGGCGAAACTCCCAATCTATTGACGGTTGATAGCGGCATTATTTGTGAGGAGCGATCGCCTGAAGTCATTGCCCAAGCTCTGCGCCAAGTGCTTAACCATCCAGATCACTATACTGCTTGCGTCGAAGTTGTTCAGCCCTACAGTGCTCGGCATGTCGTTCATAGCACTTACGCCAGTATGTTACACCGTTGGGAGCAGCGCACCTCTGCCTCAGCTGTAGCCTAGCTACTTCTTAATTTTATCCCGACCTATTCCTTGATTCAGCAAGCGACCCGGAGAAACAAAATCTATGAAAATTGCTGTGATTGGTGCAAGGGGTCTGCCTCCCATTCCTCAAGAGGTTGCTAGTCTAGATCATGATGATGTTCGTCATGGGGTGCCATTCCAAGGTGCGGCAACCAGCGGAATTGAGCATTACTGTGCAGAATTGTATCCACGGGTTGTTGAGGCAGGACATACTGTTGACTTATTTGCCCGTTCTTCCTACGTTAATCGTTCGTGGTACCGCCATTTTCACGATCGCGGCGTTAGAGTAATTCCCATGCCCTGCCTCAATAAGCGAGGAGCAGACGCATTGATTAGTTCATGCTTTGGTGCAATTTCTTCTGTCCTTCATCATTATGATATCGTTCATTTCCATGCGCTAGGGCCTGCACTTTTTAGCTTTTTACCCCGCATTGCAAGCTCCTCAAAGATCGTTGTTTCTTGTCATGGATTAGATTGGCAGCGCGTTAAATGGGGAAAATTTTCTAGCCGATTGATTCGTCTGGGTGAAGAAACTGCCGTTCGCTACGCCCATGAAATCATTGCTGTTTCTCAACCCCTTCAAGGTTACTTTTGGAAAACCTATGGGCGGCAAACCGTTTATATCCCTAACGCGCCAGCCACTTACGAGGCTTCTGATCCCGCTTTTCGGTTCGGCTCCGCTCTAGGGTTACGACCCAAACGCTACATGATTTATCTAGGACGGTTGGTTCCAGAGAAAGCACCAGATTTGCTGATTCAAGCCTTCCAAAAATTGCAGCCTCCAGGATGGACGCTTGTATTCATCGGTAAAAGTAGCGATACTTCGTCATTTACTTCTAATCTGCTAGCTCTTGCCAATAAAAATCCAAATATTGTTTTCACTGGAGAGCTATCGGGAGGTCGTCTAGCGGAAATTGTTCGAGGTGCAGGTCTATATGTCTCAGCTTCTGAATTAGAGGGTTTACCACTGTCGATGTTAGAAGCAATGCAAGAAGGTATTCCGATGTTGGCTAGCGACATTCCTCCCCATCAACAGTTGGTGGGAGACGATCGCGGCGTTATGTTCCAAACGGGTAATCTTGATTCTTTTGTAAGTCAGATGGATTGGGCAATTTCTAATCCTCAGGACATGGCGGAACGAGCCAATCGAGCCCAGGAGTTCATTCGTTTGGGTTATCAGTGGGATGCGATCGTCACTGATACGATCAAACTCTATCGATTTCTAAAGAGTGAACAGGAATATAATCATTCAATAATTTAATTTTTTATACAGCCTTGGAAATCTGTAAAATCTTATTTTCTTTACTTTCCTCACATTTTAGTCTTGAGTCTTCGTTATTCATCCGGTATAATATGTGTGATTCATTGCACGGTTCTCAGTATAACTTCGGTCAGTCAACTATAGATTTCTATATTTAGGTTTTCTGCTTTTGGGGAAAGTAGAGGTCGTAGCGTTAAAGTCAATTCAATGCTTGAAAAAATACTATCCTGGTTCCAAGAAAATTAGCGAACATATCAACGTCTTTGAACAGAGTGTGTAGGTTATTTTTTATCAACTAACAGGCAAATTACTTGTTTCTAGCACAATAATTCTGGCAATTGTTCAAGTGACCTATCACTTCATTGCAGTACTTTATCGTTTTCTAACAGAACAAAAATTGTTAAAAAAAACCTTGAGGGGGCATAGTCACAATGGCTTCCAATTATTTGTCGACACTAAAGCCTGATTTGCGATCGCTAGGTTCAGATCTGCGCTCTCCCTCCATCACAAGATTCCGACGAGGAATTGTCATCAAGTGGTTGCGAGTCGCCCTCCTGGTCATCTCTGATGCAGTCGGCATTACTTCAGCATGGTGGTTAGCATCCTTGTTAGGAACACCCTTAGCTTCCCCTTGGCATGTCTCTCATAGTTCTCAGGGTGCCACATTATTGCCTCTTATTCTGGCAGTCATCATTGGTATTGTGGGCGCACGCGGGCTGTACAAAGCTGGTAATCATCGGCGAGATTATTTAGCCTTAATCAAGTCTGTTTCCCTTGCTGAAGTTCTTCTGCTTCTCATCGCTTTTCTATACGAGCCAGATCAAACTATTTCACGATCAACTTTTTTACTATCTTGGTTTTTGACGGCTGTATTCACAAGTGCGGGACGTTTTTGCTTAGATTTTACTACTCACTTCCTTCGCAAGCTGGGTGCTATTCGTTACTCTGTGTTTCTCATTTCTGAAATAGAGAACCGCGATCGACATTCTCATCTAATTGAACAAGAGAGCCACTACAACATTGTAGAAACAGCAGATGCGAGTGCTTTAGATCGAGCCAATCGGCAGAGAACTTTTGAGAGCTTGAGAAGTTTAGGCGTTGTTGAAACCTTTGTTTCTTGGCAAGCTATTCATCGGCGGCTGTATCTCTGTTGGCACTTCCAAAGGGCTGGAATTACCCTGCGAATTTTACCAACAAACTGGGAATCTTTTTTTCCTAGATCCGAGTTTCAGATGTTGGGAAACGTTCCTGCCCCTGCCATCACTGCTCCACTGATCGTGGGGAGCGACTACTGGGTTAAGCGCTGTCTTGATTTTTGCTGTGGGGCAGCCTTGTTTGTTGTGCTGTTTCCGCTTTACTTGGTTTTGGCGATATTGATCAAGCTAGACTCTCGCGGACCTATCTTTTTTAGACAAACTCGAATTGGTTTGCATGGTCGAAAGTTTAAGGTTTGGAAGTTCCGAACAATGGTGATTAATGCTGATCAGCTTCAGGTGACGTTGGAGTCTAAAAATGAAATGAAAGATGGCATTTTGTTTAAGATTAAAGATGATCCTCGCGTTACCACAATAGGCAGTGTTCTACGGCGTTACAGCTTGGACGAATTACCGCAGCTTTTCAATATCTTATTAGGGGAAATGAGTTTCGTTGGACCTCGTCCTTTGCCTGTCAGAGATGTAGCACGATTTGAGGAGAGGCACTTTATTCGGCAGGAGGTGCTTCCTGGAATTACTGGACTATGGCAGGTTTCTGGACGCTCTAACATTGAAAGCTTTGAAGATGCGGTCAATCTTGATATTAGCTACATTGCTAATTGGTCACTGTGGCTTGATTTAAAGATTTTAGTGCAGACAGTGCAGGTCGTTCTGCAAAGGAAGGGCGCTTATTAGTAGTAGGATGGCACTGTGAGGGGTTGCAACTCCTCAGCTTCTCTTATATCTTTTGTGCCCAGTGCCTCACTTGCTGACTGTTGAAACATTTATCAATGCCCCTGGAATTCTCTTGGATGTGCGCAGTCCATCTGAATTTGCTCAAGGGCATATTCCCGGTGCCGTAAGTTTTCCATTGTTTAGTAATGATGAACGATCGCAAGTTGGGATTTGTTACAAGCAAAATGGGCGGAATGCCGCAGTAGAGCTAGGATTTGCGATCGCGGGGTCAAAGTTTGCGGGTTTTATTGCAGAGGCAAAACAGTTGGCAGGCGATCGCCCTATCCGCCTTTACTGCTGGCGAGGTGGAATGCGAAGCGAAGCAGTCGCTTGGGTGCTAGAAATGGCAGGCATGAATGTTTCCCTATTGGTAGGTGGGTATAAAGCATTTCGCAACTGGGCACTCTCCCAATTTTTGATCCCTAAAAATGCAGTTAGTTTGGGTGGCATGACGGGAACCTGCAAAACAGATATTCTTACTGCTTTAGCCCAGAAAGGCGCACAGGTCTTAGATTTAGAAAATTTAGCCAATCATCGAGGTAGCAGTTATGGCGGAATCGGTCTATCGCCCCAGCCTTCCACCGAACACTTTGAGAACTTGATTGCAGTGCAGTGGGCAAAGTTTCACCCTGAGCGGACTGTCTGGATTGAGGCAGAGAGTAAACGAATTGGAACTTGCCGGATTCCGGAAGCGCTTTTTCAACAAATGGAAGAAGCAAAGGTCATTGAAATTTGCCGTCCTCGCTCAGAACGATTAGCGTCTCTCGTTCAATTGTATGGAGTCATGGATCGAGCAGATTTGATCGCTGCAACTGAGAGAATTCGGAAGCGCTTAGGTGGGCTGCGAACTCAACAAGCAATTGAGTTACTGCAACAAGGACAGATCACTGAGGCCTTTAATATTGTTCTAGACTATTACGACAAAACTTATACCTATGATTTGCAGCGACGGAAGAGCATGATTCAGCCCCTTGATGTTACGGGTCTTTTAGCAAGCTCAGCAGCACAAGCCTTACTAGAGCAGGAACAGTCATTGAACAATTCAAAAATTTTACAGACCGAAACTTTATAAACTGAGCAATGATGAGAACGCTGGTTTGCTGAAAGAGTGGTGATCAAAACATCATTATCTTTGGGAAGATGGGCAAGTCATAAGATGTGCTCGTGAACCATCAATACGGCAACCTAGCGCAGGTTTGGACGTTTATTATAGATAGGAGAAAAACATGGGCGGCGTGACAGTTTGGTTTACAGGTTTAAGTGGGGCAGGCAAAACCACCATACGGATGGCGGTAGAGCAAGTGTTGCGCGCCCAGGGGCACAAAGTCGAAGTTTTGGATGGTGACATTGTGCGGGAAAACTTGACGAAAGGGCTGGGCTTTAGCAAAGCAGACCGAGACGAAAACATTCGCCGGATTGGGTTTGTGTCTCATTTATTAACCCGTAATGGCGTGATTGTGTTGGTTTCGGCAATTTCACCTTACCGCGAGATTCGGGATGAGGTGCGGGGACGAATTGGGGATTTTGTAGAAGTCTTTGTCAATGCTCCCTTGGAGGTTTGTGAAGAGCGGGATGTGAAAGGGCTTTACAAGAGGGCACGATCTGGAGAACTGAAGCAGTTTACTGGCATTGATGATCCGTATGAAGCGCCTCTTTCACCTGAGATTGAATGCAGAACAGACTTAGAGACGCTAGAGGAAAGTACTGAAAAGGTTCTTCATTACCTCAAAGAACTGGGCTATTTGCCGGAAAACTCAAAGGCGGCGTAGAGATTTGGGATGCAGCTAAGTCTCTGTCGCCTGTTTCGCGGGCAATGGAGACCAACCTGTAATGCTGCGAAAATACAGCCCTCCTACTGTTCCTAAAAACATGAGATAGCCGATCGCCTGTACCAGATAAAGCTTTTGGGTATAACCAAAAAATACTTTAAGCAAAATCCCTGGAAATTGGCGATCGGGCAGAACGCCACTAGCATCCCACACTTGCGACCCTAGAATGCAAGAAGGACTGGCATTGGAGCAGAGATAAGCAAACTGTGGATCAACGTGCGATAAGACCGCGATCGCGCCATCAAATTTTCGCAGAGCCGTCACGACCAAACCGGAAACAATCAACAGCAGTAAAACTCCCATGACCTGAAAAAAGCGACGCAGGTTGATTTTTACACCCAGTTGGAACAGGAGAAACCCAATGCCTGTTGCGCCCATTAAGCCAGCCATAGCGCCTAATACAGGCATCCAGCCTTGCTGAAATTGAGCAGCAATAAATAAAACTGTCTCGAATCCTTCTCGTAAAACTGCGATCGTCACTAACCCAAACACGCCCCAGCCTCCTCCTTGGGCTCCTTCTAGAGCAGCCCCGATCGCTCCTTCTACTTCTGCTTTGAGAAAGCGTGCTTGCTGGGTCATCCAAACCAACATCCAACTCAGGAGGGCGATCGCCACAGTGCAGAAAATCCCTTCCAATAAAGGCTTGAGCACCCCTGCATAGGGCTGATTGGAAGTTGCTAAGGCTAGCAGAATGCCACTGAACAAAATCCCAATCAAAACGCTGGCTCCAACGCCAACTCCAATTCCAGCGTAGACCCAAGCATTCAGGCGGGTTTGATTGGCTTTTTTAAGATAAGCCAGCACAATTCCAACAACCAAAGCTGCTTCCACCCCTTCTCGAAGGGTAATGACAAAAGTCGGTAAGGCTGCACTAAAATCGATCGCCATTTTTTCCTCAGAATATGGATATGCGAGTCTTTCCTGAATTCGCACCCTTAACTAAAATCTCGTAGCATCTTCCGCAACTCTAACGCGTGCATTTCTTCATTGCTAATCATTGTGCGGGCAAATTCTTCGAGGTAAACCGATGCATCTTCAACCACTTCTAGTAAAGCTTTATAAAGG
Protein-coding regions in this window:
- a CDS encoding O-antigen ligase family protein — its product is MNSQSYQINSFLKKLEVVLSIGLLTIIPTMRSQPRIVELSVSLIIYTFIFSIFVKSWRRIIYVAFSDWILLSLCLLAVLSFTWSVNPSSTLSELKFLLRGTIFGIYLALRYSPRDLLRLLAWTAGISMILSIFMALFIPAYGLHNYDGALVWKGIFTHKQGLGAYMGLSASIFITHFIDPRSNRWLAGLGLGTAFLLIVLSDSKTGMSLLLLSLVFIPLYQVVKQQGALRTFLLLSALTLFGVIAMTIVMNFQTIVVDYMGKDPELTGRVPLWTLAIAKGMEHPILGFGYNGFWSSDASDIVIFHSWAVRDPYFRDRSILFHAHNGLVDQFLQFGFVGLTLFFLSIFTFLIRVIKLTLINRSAEDFWGFLFIVIFLFNNVTEGRIILYQDYLWIVYVAWAYSTALREQFLDHQNKSWLAERRNQIIPSSLSSKSLLNKVG
- a CDS encoding glycosyltransferase; its protein translation is MHSLQQRHLSKPEPLELPSISIVVPNHQGGLTIGQTLQSLLDQNYPNLEIIVIDGGSTDDSISIIRQFESHLTKWISEPDRGQSHAINKGFACCTGDIVNWLCSDDLLAPNALHTIGKIFTSDPEIDVLVGRCRIEYLTDENPGIPLKASRFWLNLLQRFMPLGTIVQEPDNDHVFIRSTTLEQINLMPASVPIHQPSCFYRRRLLNREHPVNEDYHYTMDIELFNYFYASGVRWQTTDAVLSIAPVSGQNKSSLAGIKATYELEKIYATYVQERIPLTYWHRHLRYPLERFLKQNQNTLWIYLIGPLWVAITLLLAPFYGFKRAWALRWTSWI
- a CDS encoding glycosyltransferase family 4 protein — protein: MRKPVITIFYQFDPWNPTIGGIQSIVRYFLKYAPPEFALRFVGTTASSDLAIGKWHVKELEGRELLFMPLLFLENDNIKQRVPTSVRYTQALMTRQLDSDFMHFHRIEPTLVTRSWSGEKTLFVHNDIYQQMSSNDDHSAISWRRFPQAYFFLEQSLVKQFDQIMSCNSDSMKLYQERYPDIASRIRYIRNIFDDQVFYPLSLLEREQARQSFARQLQLADDTQFILFAGRLQPQKDPLLLIDSIAALNQPNVHLLVVGDGDLMKQVQSRIAEQNLAQQVTLLGALEQRKLADLHRLASVCVLTSIYEGLPVVALESLACGTPLVTTRCGETPNLLTVDSGIICEERSPEVIAQALRQVLNHPDHYTACVEVVQPYSARHVVHSTYASMLHRWEQRTSASAVA
- a CDS encoding glycosyltransferase family 4 protein, which gives rise to MKIAVIGARGLPPIPQEVASLDHDDVRHGVPFQGAATSGIEHYCAELYPRVVEAGHTVDLFARSSYVNRSWYRHFHDRGVRVIPMPCLNKRGADALISSCFGAISSVLHHYDIVHFHALGPALFSFLPRIASSSKIVVSCHGLDWQRVKWGKFSSRLIRLGEETAVRYAHEIIAVSQPLQGYFWKTYGRQTVYIPNAPATYEASDPAFRFGSALGLRPKRYMIYLGRLVPEKAPDLLIQAFQKLQPPGWTLVFIGKSSDTSSFTSNLLALANKNPNIVFTGELSGGRLAEIVRGAGLYVSASELEGLPLSMLEAMQEGIPMLASDIPPHQQLVGDDRGVMFQTGNLDSFVSQMDWAISNPQDMAERANRAQEFIRLGYQWDAIVTDTIKLYRFLKSEQEYNHSII
- a CDS encoding glycosyltransferase family 4 protein, which gives rise to MRVAYVTTYNAQQIKSWGGGTAYFMAQEFQEQGVGVDYIGPLTENRQLTGLKWRFYRHILKQNYFLERNKRVAQDLANQVSKKLIATSANAVLAPIPTPICYLDCQQPITLWADATFAGLVNFYPDFCNLSQESLKDGHNSEQAALDRCRVAIFSSDWAAKTAVEHYNLNPSKVKVVPYGANLTGSHRDYDKIKNIVYTRPSNQCKLLLLGVDWVRKGGSLALDVAKMLNQAGLETTLTVVGCHPPSEQPIPSYVHSLGFIDKSTAAGTQKINDLLAESHFLILPSRSDCTPMVFGEANSFALPCLTTDVGGIPTLIKNDLNGKTFSLQSHAADYCDYILSLFINFSRYQELALSSFQEYEARLNWSVAVKTVKQIMSDTMS
- a CDS encoding endo-1,4-beta-xylanase, with the protein product MQRRDFLMGLSILAAVSPALARDLSVEASLHLHALKKGLIFGACPELDSLSQDQALLLAFLRECGAMTIETFWALIRPTENSFDFSVIDQFVEFALDRNLLVRGHPLIWHLLNPEWLDAKLIDSGTTVSQVEELLFNHISTVVGRYAGKVWVWDVVNEAIEPEDGRSDGLALRPWFKWLGSDYIDLAFWTAAQADPQALLAYNDGGQEYNLPLNEAKRDAALQLLERLTSKGVPIHIFGLQSHLKGYPENFNPDKLRRFLRDVASLGLKIMISELDVIDRLLPADTTDRDRQVASVYKDYLDVVLDEPAVFFVNTWGISDRYTWLAQQEPRLDGLSVRPLPLDDQMNRKPAWYAIAQAFDQCPHRRV